A genomic region of Streptosporangium lutulentum contains the following coding sequences:
- a CDS encoding DUF6777 domain-containing protein: protein MKRLLAAVTAVVVMLGVGAVRCTAWFVATEIISVAVDFLGPDPFFPDSWGVDENIPEPGPNGGVRPGDLAGLYGGTLKERSCDKPKLVDFLTDPKNRAKAAAWAKVRGIKVKNIAQYVKKLTPVLLRNDTLVKNHGFRKGAGTVFEALLEAGVAVLIDERGQPVVKCTCGNPLAASTMSPRDIDPDIIKDADWRARFTPEKVTVVKKSKSQRISRFHLFDVRTGKGIGRPAGTDAKQDVKLPAPGSPPKPKPKPKPKPEPKPEPKPEPEPSRITGSPRVTPPPTPVSPTPDPSPTPSPADKTIVGTWRSNGPIASSVRVLGDVSSGLTGVLAEDWVTPEQCVVPTETIIWRIRGGTNLRHSGTTINPFDVAACGDIGNTRANWTLKDENTMTMCLYTQSTQCSDWLRVED, encoded by the coding sequence ATGAAGCGTTTACTGGCGGCTGTCACCGCGGTGGTTGTAATGCTCGGGGTCGGCGCGGTGCGGTGTACCGCCTGGTTCGTCGCGACCGAAATAATTTCGGTCGCGGTCGATTTCCTGGGACCCGACCCCTTTTTCCCCGACTCGTGGGGCGTCGACGAAAATATTCCCGAACCGGGCCCCAACGGCGGCGTCCGCCCCGGAGACCTCGCCGGTCTGTACGGCGGCACCCTGAAGGAACGAAGCTGCGACAAGCCCAAGCTGGTCGATTTTCTCACCGATCCCAAGAACCGCGCGAAGGCCGCAGCCTGGGCCAAGGTCCGCGGCATCAAGGTCAAAAATATTGCGCAGTACGTGAAGAAGCTGACCCCGGTCCTGCTTCGCAACGACACCCTGGTCAAGAATCACGGCTTCCGGAAAGGCGCGGGGACCGTATTCGAAGCCCTTCTGGAGGCGGGCGTCGCGGTCCTGATCGACGAACGTGGCCAGCCCGTGGTCAAGTGCACCTGCGGAAACCCGCTCGCCGCGTCGACGATGAGCCCCCGGGACATCGATCCCGACATTATCAAGGACGCGGACTGGCGTGCCAGATTCACCCCGGAGAAGGTGACCGTGGTGAAGAAGAGTAAATCCCAGCGCATCAGCCGGTTTCACCTGTTCGACGTGCGGACTGGCAAGGGCATCGGACGGCCGGCGGGCACCGACGCAAAACAGGATGTGAAGCTCCCAGCCCCAGGATCGCCGCCGAAGCCGAAGCCGAAGCCGAAGCCGAAGCCGGAGCCGAAGCCGGAGCCGAAGCCGGAGCCGGAGCCCTCGCGGATAACTGGGTCCCCGCGGGTGACCCCGCCGCCGACTCCAGTCTCTCCGACTCCAGATCCTTCCCCGACTCCGTCGCCAGCGGACAAGACGATCGTCGGAACGTGGCGCTCCAACGGTCCGATCGCTTCTTCGGTGCGTGTGCTTGGGGATGTTTCCAGCGGTTTAACCGGTGTCCTGGCCGAGGATTGGGTGACCCCCGAACAATGTGTGGTGCCTACTGAGACGATCATATGGCGTATACGAGGGGGGACTAATCTCAGACACTCGGGCACCACTATTAATCCCTTCGACGTCGCGGCATGTGGTGATATCGGCAATACGAGGGCCAACTGGACACTCAAGGATGAGAACACCATGACCATGTGTCTATACACGCAGTCCACCCAATGCTCTGACTGGCTCAGAGTCGAGGACTGA